A region from the Drosophila ananassae strain 14024-0371.13 chromosome 2L, ASM1763931v2, whole genome shotgun sequence genome encodes:
- the LOC6501199 gene encoding chromosomal protein D1 has product MEEVVVKKRGRPPKAPGTGTPAPTPSGRKRGRPAKNKTGPSPPSGGGGTGTGTGTGQRGRPPKTPKNYDESGDQENDESNDQEAPTPPPVVSKGRGRPKGSGNNANSDSAKSQAAGKRGRKAGRPKKHQPSDSEDDDDNSEDDFDDEDDEDRRPVGRPSTGAVNLNIVRTGRGQGRPKKREWNGDGEAPSPKKRGRPAQGGSKPSTYVPSGRPRGRPKANAVAEKPAISDGDENEDDGSQDEGHNDIANTAVTPKKRGRPSLASKAAKEEGSAKRGRPPKAANNDDGHDDGADSTDAGEFNSSSNNKKDQNDSGNGPREGSSKPEGNKWPSDVDNDAEYASDADYKDADSVAA; this is encoded by the exons ATGGAGGAAGTTGTGGTAAAGAAGCGCGGTCGGCCCCCAAAGGCACCTGGTACTGGCACTCCAGCACCCACGCCGAGCGGCCGTAAGCGCGGTCGTCCCGCCAAGAATAAGACTGGTCCCAGTCCACCCAGTGGCGGTggtggcactggcactggcaccgGCACTGGCCAACGCGGTCGTCCACCCAAAACTCCGAAGAACTATGACGAGTCCGGCGATCAGGAGAATGACGAGTCCAACGATCAGGAAGCACCAACACCGCCGCCAGTTGTGTCCAAGGGACGGGGCCGGCCAAAGGGCAGCGGCAACAATGCCAACAGCGATAGCGCCAAGTCGCAAGCCGCTGGGAAGCGAGGACGGAAGGCCGGTCGCCCCAAGAAGCACCAGCCCAGCGACAGTGAAGACG ACGACGATAATAGCGAAGATGACTTCGATGACGAGGACGATGAGGACCGGCGCCCCGTGGGCCGGCCGTCAACCGGAGCCGTGAATCTGAACATCGTGCGAACCGGACGCGGCCAGGGCCGACCGAAGAAACGGGAATGGAATGGAGATGGCGAGGCACCCTCACCCAAAAAGCGGGGTCGTCCCGCGCAAGGCGGCAGCAAACCATCTACCTACGTCCCATCCGGACGTCCACGGGGCCGACCAAAGGCCAATGCTGTGGCGGAAAAGCCAGCGATCAGCGATGGTGATGAGAACGAGGACGATGGATCGCAGGATGAGGGACATAATGATATCGCAAATACGGCAGTAACGCCGAAAAAGCGAGGAAGACCCTCACTGGCGTCAAAGGCAGCCAAGGAGGAGGGGTCGGCCAAGCGAGGACGACCGCCGAAGGCAGCTAACAATGATGACGGGCATGATGACGGAGCCGATTCCACCGATGCCGGCGAattcaacagcagcagcaacaacaagaaggATCAAAATGATTCGGGCAACGGTCCGAGGGAAGGATCCTCCAAACCAGAAGGCAACAAATGGCCCTCAGATGTCGACAATGATGCCGAATATGCATCGGATGCTGACTACAAAGATGCCGATT